One window of Nocardioides dongkuii genomic DNA carries:
- a CDS encoding succinic semialdehyde dehydrogenase, whose protein sequence is MSASNPTSAGGPLLEGPHDPEHDPTAAYALEPEYVAALTARLVATSGRTVPVRSPLSGAPLAHVPQSSDEDVEEAFVRARRAQESWARTSLEERSAAMLRLHDLVLDRQDEIIDLIVWESGKARKHAFDEPLHVALTARYYARTAHEHLDTRRRLGVVPGLTRVEVNRVPKGVVGIISPWNYPFTMAICDGLPALLAGNAVVAKPDAQTMLSALLAAKLLEEAGFPRDLWQVVAGPGSAVGPAIIGRADYICFTGSTATGKRVAQGCAERLIGCSLELGGKNPMLVLRDANLEKAAEGAVRASFSNAGQLCVSMERLFVADQVYDRFMERFVARTEAMTLGATLEWGNDMGSLISQEQLDVVTHHVEEAVAKGARVLTGGRARPDLGPYFFEPTILEGVTPDMACFKDETFGPVISVYRFHDESDAVARANEGEFGLNAAIYSQDGTRARAMARHIKAGTVNINEAFGATFASVDAPMGGMRQSGLGRRQGSEGIHRYTESQSVATQRLIRFAPMLGMSDAAYAKVMTANLRLMKKLGRA, encoded by the coding sequence ATGAGTGCCTCGAACCCCACCTCCGCCGGCGGCCCGCTGCTCGAGGGTCCGCACGACCCCGAGCACGACCCGACCGCGGCGTACGCCCTCGAGCCGGAGTACGTCGCGGCCCTCACCGCCCGCCTGGTGGCCACGTCGGGACGCACCGTCCCGGTGCGGTCGCCGCTGAGCGGGGCGCCGCTGGCGCACGTGCCGCAGTCGAGCGACGAGGACGTCGAGGAGGCCTTCGTCCGGGCCCGGCGCGCGCAGGAGTCGTGGGCGCGCACCTCCCTGGAGGAGCGCTCCGCCGCGATGCTGCGCCTGCACGACCTGGTGCTGGACCGCCAGGACGAGATCATCGACCTGATCGTGTGGGAGTCCGGCAAGGCGCGCAAGCACGCCTTCGACGAGCCGCTGCACGTCGCGCTCACGGCCCGGTACTACGCCCGCACCGCCCACGAGCACCTCGACACCCGGCGCCGGCTCGGCGTCGTCCCCGGCCTGACGCGCGTCGAGGTCAACCGGGTCCCCAAGGGCGTCGTCGGGATCATCTCGCCGTGGAACTACCCGTTCACGATGGCGATCTGCGACGGCCTGCCCGCGCTGCTCGCCGGCAACGCGGTGGTCGCCAAGCCCGACGCCCAGACGATGCTCTCGGCGCTGCTCGCCGCGAAGCTGCTCGAGGAGGCCGGCTTCCCGCGCGACCTGTGGCAGGTCGTCGCCGGCCCGGGCTCCGCGGTCGGCCCCGCGATCATCGGGCGCGCCGACTACATCTGCTTCACCGGCTCGACCGCCACCGGCAAGCGGGTCGCCCAGGGCTGCGCGGAGCGGCTGATCGGCTGCTCGCTCGAGCTCGGCGGCAAGAACCCGATGCTGGTGCTGCGCGACGCCAACCTGGAGAAGGCCGCCGAGGGCGCCGTGCGGGCGTCGTTCTCGAACGCCGGCCAGCTGTGCGTCTCGATGGAGCGGCTCTTCGTGGCCGACCAGGTCTACGACCGGTTCATGGAGCGCTTCGTCGCGCGCACCGAGGCGATGACCCTCGGCGCGACGCTGGAGTGGGGCAACGACATGGGCTCGCTGATCTCCCAGGAGCAGCTCGACGTGGTCACCCACCACGTCGAGGAGGCGGTCGCCAAGGGCGCCCGGGTGCTCACCGGCGGCCGGGCCCGGCCCGACCTCGGCCCGTACTTCTTCGAGCCCACGATCCTCGAGGGCGTCACGCCCGACATGGCCTGCTTCAAGGACGAGACCTTCGGCCCGGTCATCTCGGTCTACCGCTTCCACGACGAGAGCGACGCCGTCGCCCGCGCCAACGAGGGCGAGTTCGGCCTGAACGCCGCGATCTACAGCCAGGACGGCACCCGCGCCCGGGCGATGGCCCGGCACATCAAGGCCGGCACGGTCAACATCAACGAGGCCTTCGGCGCCACGTTCGCCAGCGTGGACGCGCCGATGGGCGGCATGCGCCAGTCGGGCCTGGGCCGCCGCCAGGGCAGCGAGGGCATCCACCGCTACACCGAGTCGCAGTCGGTCGCCACCCAGCGGCTGATCCGGTTCGCGCCGATGCTCGGCATGTCCGACGCGGCGTACGCCAAGGTGATGACCGCCAACCTCCGCCTGATGAAGAAGCTGGGTCGCGCCTGA